GGACATATATGTTGTGAACATAAAACTCAGCAAAGAAAGAAGAAGAAGATCCTAACCAAGATAAAAAGTTTTAGCATATTCAACACACACTTGAACGCATCGATCATAAGCTTCAACTAACAAACTCAAACTCCCAGGACGAACCATATCTTGGGGTTTCGTCACATCAAGTTCAGGAGAAGTAGGTGTAATCTGTGGACATGGACACAATTAATGTATATAAGAAAATGTGGACAAGGATTAATGTTGATTTGAGAAATGTGGTTTCACATTACCAAGTAGATTGTAGTCTTTAGGTCCTTCACTTTCGTATGATCGAGCTCCTGCAAGACATTGAAACAACTAAACTGTGAATAGAGCCACTAGTAACCAAACACAAAGGAGTATTGACACGACATACAAACAATCAATTAAAATGCCAAACAAGTAATACTAGATCAAAAATGCTAGCCTTGTTAACTAATGTTAATAGAAAAGATGTGGATATGGATGGATGGAGAAAAACATGAAAAATTCTTATATAAAAGTTATAATCTCCTAAAATTCTTTTTGTGGACAACTATTACCCGTGAAAATAACTGTATCCATATGCAAAGATGATATTAGGATACTCTTCTAAAACAGCAGCAGGACATGAATTCATCAGATTGAGTGATGTTTCATCATTAGGCTTTTCAAACTCATGAACTAAAGAAAATCTATAGTGATTAAATAGGTAAGAAGGCGGAAAGAAAGCATTCTCGACCAATAAGTATAAATAAACCATTCATCAAAATTGAGTTCCATGAACAATGGGAAACAATAAAGACAAGTATAAATAAATCATTCATAAAAAAATGAGTTCCATGAACAAACAATGGGAAACAATAAAGACTCGATGAATAATGAAACTACAACAAATACAAGTGGGGGCAAGCAATATTACTCCAAATCCATTAAGGGCGCAGTCTATTTCACCAGAATCTACAAAGTCAACAAGACACCATAAAGAACCTCATGAACGGAACCAAAACGATTACTAATTTAAAACTTAAAACTTTAAGAAACTACAAAGTCAACAAGACACGATGAACAACCTCGTGAACAAAACCATAACAATTACTAATTTGAAAACAATAGCTTTTACCAACTTCTCATATCTTTCCTTAATAAAATATACAGACCATCCCCATTGACATTCTGATACGAAGAAAGAAATTGATATTTGAACCTGTAAATATCAAAATTGAGCTCGTCGTCGCGTCCTCTCCACACCGGAGCTCGGACCTGCTCGCCGTCCCGTCGTCCTCTCCACAACGGAGCTCGGACCTGCTCGCCGTCGCATCGTCCTCTCCACACCGGAGCTCGGATCTGTTCGTCATCTCTCCCGTCCACAAAATCTAAAAGATTTGATTCAATTGGGAAATTACAACATAAATAATTACAACAAGTCAAAAAGAGTTAAGGAATTCGAAATACAAACCTCCAATGTCGATATGCGGTGAAGAAAGTTGACTATTGAGCTTCTCTTTCTTCTTCGACTTTGATTTCGCCATGGTTTTTTGAAGCTGAACAAGGTTTGAGGGTAGAAGATGAAAGGGGATCGTCAGAAATTACGAAAGTGATTTCAATTTTTGTCTTGAAATATGAGAGATAAAAGATGGATTTAATTTTACTTTTAATTGAGATGTGTGCCCACTCGGACAAATTGTTGTTTTAGTTAGGAAAAGTTAGATACGGAAGAAAGGATATCGAGGAAAAACAAAGTTAAGGGTATAAGAGACAGTCGACACACCGAAAGTGTGTCTCCATCAACATGTGTCTGATTGTGTAAATAAAAAGTGGAAATGTGTCTTAAAGGGTAAAAAATTCATAAATCAAACACCATTTCAATTTGTATTAGGCCATGAATATGCCGATTTCCTAAACTGGTTTCTCCTGAAAATTAATGTGTGGATTTCATTTTTTTTTTTAAAACGGTCCCCAAAATTGCGAAATAAAGATCAATTTTGGAGCAGTTTTTGCACTGTTTACGGATCCCACCGACACATAACGGTCCGCGATTGGTTCACTTTTTTCTTTTTAGGACAAAACAAAAATAAAAAACAAAAATTAAAAATTAAAGACCGCGTAAACAGGTTTACCGTTAATCATGCTCTTAGTATCATTACCAGGCCGCCCTGGGGCAAGGCACATAAAAGGCTGGCACATGTATATTACTCAACATTATATGTGTATGATTTTAGACAAATAAATGAACATCATAAAGAGTTTTACAAGAGACCTTGTTGAATTAAAATAAATGAAGATCAGCCTGACCAAAAAGTAAATAAATATCAATTGAATATGAGCCTGAGCAAAAAAACAGAGCATGTTGAATTAAGTAATTGAATCTCAGTCTGACATCAAGTGGGAGATGACAAACAGCACGCAGTTTCCATCTCCCCGGAAAAAACAGCAGGGCTGGCAAATCACGGAAGGTAATCTCAAATGGGCCTAATGGTGAATTAAAAAGCTACAGGCTCAATAAAACTAAATGGGCCTGAAAAGCGTTTTCTCAGGAAAGGGTCTCTTCCCCAGCGGGCGATAGAAGTAAATGCAGCCGACGAGCTCGGTAACAGTTATCGTCGGAGCAAAATCCCCAGAAATACACAAATTTCTCGAATTATCCGATTCGAAAACACAAAACACAAAGCGAGTCTGGTATGCCGAGAAAATTCTCCATTTCATCTTTTCATATACATATGTTTTGGTTGTTTCATAGATCTCTCTCATATTCTTCGATCTTGTTCCCTCCCTAAATAAAAACAAAGTTTCTGACCCTATTACAAAAAGTTCAGATTTTTCCTTAAATATTCTGAGCTGATCTGGTGAGTAATTTGCTTCTGGGTCTCGATTATATTTGGTTTCCGTTGATGGGTTTTCGTTTTCTGGGAAAATGTGTGAGTCACGATCTTGATTTTGATTGGGTGTTTCGGGTACAAAGTTTACTGCTTTGTAACATTTGGCCTTCTAAGGGAAACTTGGAATCAAAGTTTTTGATCTTTGTTGCATTCACTAAACACTTGTTTGATAACATCAATGGACTTATGTTCTGGTCTATCTCTTTTCCATCACCACTTAACATCAAACACTCTTGATCACCTGAGCTTCCTTAATAGTTTTTAAGTATGGTTATTGGATGACCAGATATCAATTGCAAGAAACCTCAATGTCAGACGCTCCAGATGTTGATGACCGTGTGGATTACGAGGATGGTAGCTCCAGTGAGATGGAAGAGGAGGAACATGTAGAGGAGTATGAAGAGGAAGAAGACGATGATGACAATCAAGATGCCGAAGAGCTTGATGTGGATGGTTACGGTGGTAGAAAAGGTGGGGATAGGGAAGAAGGTCAGGAGGAGTTAGCTGAAGATGAAGACAACAATATTGATATTGATATTGAGACAGCAGAAGATGAAGAGAAGTCAGCGTCTCATATTGATGAAGAAGGAAAGGAAGAGTATTCCCGTCTTCTCTCACTTCCTCCTCATGGTTCTGAAGTTTTCATTGGCGGCCTCCCAAGAAATGTTGGAGAAGAAGACCTAAGGGATCTATGTGAACCGATGGGCGACATCTTTGAGGTTGGAAGAACAACAATCTTTGTGTCCTATTTAACATGAGCAGACTGGCTTTTAACTTTTCTTCTTATTAGGTGAGACTGATGAAAGATAGAGACTCTGGTGAGAGCAAAGGCTATGCCTTTGTAGGTTTCAAAACCAAAGACGTTGCACAAAAGGCCATTGAGAAGCTCCACAGTAAAGAGTTTAAGGCAAGCTCAACCGCTTCACTTAGTTTACACTATACTTATGACTACTTCTGTTTAACCTATTTCTATTTTTTTTTGTACAGGGAAAGACCTTAAGATGCTCCCTTTCTGAAACTAAGAATAGACTATTTATTGGTAACATCCCAAAAGGCTGGGATGAGGATGAGTTTAGGAAAGTCATAGAGGATGTTGGTCCTGGAGTGGAGAATATTGAGCTCATAAAAGTAAGGAGATTCGATCAATTTCACTTTCCATAGCGATGATCTTTACTTAATTCCCTTACTAATTATCTTCTTGGTGGCTGTAGGACCCAACAAATTCAACTCTTAACCGTGGTTTTGCATTTGTTCTATACTATAACAACCCATGTGCTGATTACTCAAGGCAGAAAATGATAGACTCTAGTTTTAAGCTTGAGGGTAACGCCCCAACTGTGACTTGGGCTGACCCAAAAAGCTCTCCTGAGACTTCAGCCGCTGCTGCTCAGGTAAACCTTTAAACAGAATGTTTAGTCTCTCTCTAGCACTTCTTTGACACTCACTCTTTGTGCTCAGGTGAAAGCTCTTTATGTGAAGAATATTCCAGAGAATACCTCAACAGAGCAACTTAAAGAGCTCTTTCAGAGACATGGAGAAGTGACTAAAGTCGTCACACCTCCTGGAAAAGGTGGAAAGCGTGATTTTGGGTTTGTCCACTATGCTGAAAGGTCTAGTGCTTTGAAGGCTGTCAACGACTCCCAGAGATATGAAATCAACGGTAAATTTTTTATTACTCATCCATAAGACAGCTATTGAGTAACATGAACCTTTTCTCACAAAAATTGCAAAACTACAGGTCAAGAGTTAGAAGTAGTGCTTGCTAAACCCCAGGCTGAGAGGAAACATGAGCCTTCTTCTTATGCTTATGGTGCTGCTGCAGCTACTCCTGCTCCATTTGCTCTTCCCACGTTTGGTGGTTTTGCTGCACCTCCTTATGGTGCCATGGGTATTGCCGGTAGTTTTGCTCAGGTATATTGTATGTTTCCTGTTTTGTTATCTTCTTAAGAAGTCATTATCAGCAATTTTTTTTGTGTAAACTTTGGTTTTAAATTTTGGAATTGAGCAGCCAATGATGTATGGGGGAGGAGCAATGCCAACAGGGATGCAAATGGTTCCAATGCTTCTTCCTGATGGCCGGGTTGGCTATGTTCTGTAAGTCATTATGTTCTTTTAACCATAATGGGTTCATCCTTCTCTTTGGACTAAACCGATATGGGTTTATATGTGATGCAGGCAACAGCCTGGTATGCAGATGGCACCACCGCCGCCGCGACCCAGAAGAGTTGACCGGAATAACGGCTCAAGCGGAAGGTCAGGGAGAGAAAGCAGCCATGATGATGATGGTAACCGAGGAGGCAGAAGGTACCGTCCCTACTAGCGCAGCCCAAAGCTACAGAACAAGAAGCAAGCAAGTAGACAGAAGTATTGGAATATGTTTCTTTTGAGAACTTTAAATAAAAAGAAGCTCTCTCTAAACGTGAAATCTAGACCTTATTGGTTTCATAAGGAGATTGATGAGAGGGGTTAAGAGTTGAATTATATGATATTATCTCTCTTAAATTATGAGACTTTTTCTCTCTCTTCTGAATAACACTCTTCTCAGTCACACCCATCAGTTAAGGGGATAGAATCTGTTAAAAAAGTGAACCCAACCGAGTTTGATGGAGATTGCACAATGCCATGAGCCCATGCCCTTTGTTTGCTGGCACAAATTGTTCTCATTATAGATCAGTTGAAGAACTTTAACTTACAAATGAATCAAATCAATACTCATTATCACAACAATGTAATCAGAATACATTTTGGGAAAAAAGGGAGTTATCTACACAGGAGGGACAGCTGAGAAGTTTCCGACCATGTTTGATTGTAGTTTCAATTCAAGGATCGATGTCAGAACGAGTTGGAAACTCAAGGCCTTGAAGTGACGTTATGCTATGGAGATCATCTTTAGAGTACAATGGGAGGAGCCAAAACGCTTTCTTCTTCCCAAAAACCTTCACAAGAAAAGAGTTTTTTTTATCAAGTTAACTAAAGATTCTAAGGAATGATGAAAACAAAAGGAGAATCACCTGCTCGAAGTTTTTCTTCTTTCCCAAGTCATACTTCCATCTAACATCTCCGTTTTTCTCATGAACCTGACAAACACAAGCGATGATTTTAGACAAGAGAATCATATATTCAAGCTTTGTGTCCTTTCTAGAAGCCGACAGTATAGAGTTACCTCAACTGAAGTAGTATTGGTTGAGAGAAGAGAGAGATGCATGATTACGAAACAGAGAAGGCTGAGAACGAACGCTAAGTTAAGAACTGCATCAAGGGGATATAGAATCTGTAAGAAACCATAAAGACGGAAAATGAGAAAAAATAAACACTTTCTTATTAAGCACTAGAAATGCCTTTACACACTCACCGAAAGCCAGAACGAGGGAGGCCAGCTTCCCAGGAGAAGATGAATGCTTCATAGCTTGGCTGAAGAACTTGATGAAACTTGGAAGCAATACTACAACATCCAACATTGTCTCCAGAAAAGTATACAACTATAAAAACCATAAAGAACTCAGCAACATCGAGTAGTAATCTACCAAACATTGAAAAGGTCTTTTTTCCTTTTTTTACCAGAAAGAGAAGGAAAAACTTGTAATTGCGCGCTCCAACACAGTTCACAATCCAAACACAGTGATGATCCATCTTCAGAACACATCTTTGACCTGCATAAGAACACACAAAGCTTTCTTTATATAAGACTACCACGCAAATCGGACCTTCATTTCTATAATGATCCTTTTTTTTTAAATCAATCTATGCGCTAAAAAAAATCGGTCTAGACGTTCGCCTAATCGATAATCCCATATAAAATGCCTAACTATCGCCTAGAGATTTCTTGAACGTTGAGCATAAGCAAATCAGATTTCTTATAACACACATAAGCAGTGTTGTAACAATCAGTCTAGGCGGTTACCTTGTTGGCAAATCGGACCTAAACGAAACAATTTTTTAAAAAACAAAATCAGTATAGGCGCTATAAAAATGGGTTCCCATTAATAGATAATCTCATATAAATGCCTAACTACCCCCTAGAGATTTTTTTGAAAATTGAACATAAGCAAATCAGATTGGGCCTTACAGACAGAACAGTGATGGCAACGAGGCGGCTTGACATTCCGACATTTCGGACAGTAACCTAAAGAACCAAAAGCTCCTTGATCTGTGGAAGTACCAGCCTCCAAACTCTCACCACCCCCAAGCTCTCTTCTGAAGTGCTCAGGAACAGAACCTGGATCCGTAAAGACCACAGTTAAGTAGCTCCACAACAACATCACCAGCTGCAAAGTACCAAAGTTAAACACTTTATAGCAATCCAATGATCTTAAAGGTTAAGACTTTGACATTTACCAGGAAATGGAAGAGAGAGATGATTAGGCATGCGAGAGCTGAGAGAGCTCCATGGCTGCTTTCGATTAAGATCGGCCACCATGTGTTAACCACGACGGCGTAGTAAGAAACGGCGACGACGGCGAAGACGAGAAGGATCATGAAGTAGCCGAGGACTTTCAGACCGGAGCAGAACCGGAAAAGGTTCATTTCCAGCCGGGTCAATGGGATGATTGGGCCGGGTCTTCGGGTCCGAGCCGGGAACAGCCGTCGTAGAAAATTCGAAGCCACGGTTAGGAGATTTTATGAGGGATCAGGAGATTGCTTGGCTCGGAGGACAACTGTTGATTCTATCGCCGTCCATGTAAGGTTAACTGTCTGAACCGATTTAGGGTAACCTGCTTTGTAAGTCAGAAGGTTTCATTATCTGTAACTTGTTTTAAAAACTACCATTAAACTTAGCCCTGCGACTTTGTCCGAACCGAACGGGCCAAACCGAGCCGAATCGAAATTTTCGGTTCGGTTTCGGTTTTGGGTTCAGTTTAGTTCGGTATGATTTTGAAAAGTAATTCGGTTTTCGGTTCAGTTCGGTTCGGTTTTCGATTTAAAAAAAAAAATTAAAAAAAAACCGAAAATATCCGAAAATAACAGAAAAACTGAACCGAATTTAACCGAAATAACCAAATATAACCGAAAATAGCCGATTTCTTTTGGAAAATTAGACCGAAATTAACCGAAAACCAAAAAATTGGTTATTTTCGAAAATAATTTTGAAAACTGAAATTAATCGATAACCGAACCGAACCGAACCAAAATTTAATTCGGTTAATTTCGCAATAGGTTTTAAAATTTTTGATTAACCGAAAACCGACTGTTCGGTTTCGGAAAACTTAAGTCGCAGGGCTAATTAAACTACTCATGAGATGGTGTCCAAAAAAAAAACTAGGTTTAAATTTGGGGAATTGGACCACATAAAAAATATCATAATAAACTATTTTTAAATTTTTAATGGGCCGAGGCGTCGATGCAATATTTTTTTTAACATGGAGAATTTTTGTTTTGGTAAAAAAAAAACGAAAATCCAAGATTTGATATAGGTTTAAATTTGTATGTTTTATTTTAATATTTATTTGTGATAAAAATCTGTTTGTGAGATCCTTTGATTATAAATATAAAATTTAGAGATTAAAAATGGATTAATTTCAACAATTTTAGTTTATTTATAATTATTTTGCTGAGATACATGTCAACTTACCCAAAAACTTCAGAATATATAGATATAAAACATTTAGAATCAACCCAATCCGATACCCAAACTTTATAGATAATATGGCTTCAAAACTAAAAATCGACCGAAGTAAAGACCCAAATCTGCAGGACTAGTATCAATGTTAATTTATTTTTAGTACTACCTAGAATGAACTATTTGGATGAAAGTAACCAATACCAGCACAAAGAATCAACAAGTAGAAAAAGTTCCAAACTAGATAAACCAGTAAATATCCCAAAAGAAATATAGCTGACTGTTATAAAAAGAATTGAAAATTTATTGTATCGCGGGAATTTAAATAAGGGCAAAATTTATATCCGTAGAATTTTTAACACTGATAGAAATAGTTTATTTTAGAGAGAAGAGAAAGTTGAGGGATGATCTTACAACGAACGAAAACGTTTGTATATATAGAAAAGAAATTCACTATGCAAATAGTGCAGCGGACCTCACATCTTTTTATATTTTCAACGAAACACGGCTGCCCCTTATTTTTGACTTTCGTAACACTCCCCCTTGGGGGCCGGTGTCACTATCCGCTCTCGCTTAACGTCTTTGTTGCCTCGTTAAAAACCTTTCCAGGAAAACCCAATGGGAAAAACCATAGTAAGGTAAAAAGAGTAAAACTACGTAAGCTCCCCCTCGAATGAGCAGTCATAGATCCTTCTGATGACGCATTCCAATGTTGTGGATGTGTTTTCTGAATACCGAGGTAGGGAGTGATTTTGTGAAGAGGTCGGCTGCATTGTCGCATGATCGAACATATCTTACTTCAATCTCTTTATTCTTCTCGAGTGTGTCGGCTTATTGATCTTAGCCATATACATTCTCTACTTGCTTCATGGAGTGCAATGATCTCAGTGTGATTTGAAGAAGTAGCAACAAGTGTCTGCTTCTGAGAACGCCAAGATATGGCGGTGCCTTCAATTGTAAAAACATATCCTGTCTGGGATCGAGCTTTGTGTGGATCTGACAAATAACCTGCATCTGCAAAACCAATCATTTGACCTTTTGAACTTTTAGGATAAAACAAGCCTGAATCAGTTGTTCCTTGAAGGTAACGAAAGACATGTTTAATTCCATTCCAATGTCTTCGTGTAGGAGACGAACTGAATCTCGCTAAAAGATTAATGGCAAAAGATATGTCAGGTCGAGTACAATTTGCAAGATACATAAGAGCTCCAATTGCACTTAAGTATGGAGTTTCAGGACCAAGTATTTCTTCATTTTCCTCAGATGGTCGAAACATATCATTTTCAACATTAAGTGATCTAACGACCATCGGGGTGCTAAGAGGAGTTGCTTTATCCATGTTAAAGCGTTTCAATACTCGTTTGGTATATGTAGACTGGTGTACAAATATACCCTTTTGAGAATGCTCAATTTGTAATCCTAGACAATATTTTGTCTGCCCGAGATCTTTCATCTCAAATTCTCCTTTCAGATAGTTTGATGCCTTTTGGATTTCGTTTTGAGTTCCAATAATATTAAGATCATCAACGTACACCGCGATTATCACAAATCCGGATGTTGTTTTCTTTATGAAAACACAAGGGCATATAGGATCATTCGTGTATCCTTCTTTTGTTAAGTGTTCGCTGAGACGATTATACCACATTCGTCCAGATTGTTTTAACCCATATAATGATCTTTGCAATTTTATTGCACATAATTCTTTAGGTTTGGAACTTAACGTTTCTGGCATTTTAAATCCATATGGGATTCTCATATAGATATCAATATCTAATGATCCATATAAATATGTCGTAACGACATCCATGAGACGCATTTCTAAATTTTCATTGGCCGCTAGACTCATCAGGAATCTAAATGTGATTGCATCCATGACAGGATAATAAGTTTCCTCATAATCAATTTCTGGCCTTTGAGAGAGCTATGAGACGAGCTTTGTATCTTGTAATCTCGTTTTTCTCATTTCTTTTTTGGACAAACAACCATTTGTACCCAACAGGTTTTATATCTTTGGGTGTAAGCATAATAGGTCCGAATACATTTCGTTTGTTAAGCAAATCTAATTCGACTTGAATTGCATCTTTCCATTTTATCCAGTCATGTCTCTTTTGACATTCATATACAGACTTTGGTTCTGGATCTTCGTTTTCTTCATTTATTTCCTTTGCTAAAAGGTATGAGAAAACGTCATCAATATCATCCATCTCATTTCGTTTCCATATCTTTCCATTATGGATGTAATTGATAGAAATCTCATGATTTCCTTCAGATTCAAGATGCTTTATATTGTCATTAGATTCACAATTTTCTTCGTCCAAAATATTTTCTGTTATTTTGGGAGTATCATGCTTTTCACATTCCTTACGTTTTCTAGGAAGTTTATCCTTTGAACCAATAGGTCTACCGCGCTTTAAACGTGTTCCTGATTCACGTGTATCAACTGCCGTTCCACCATTTTGTGGTATTTCAATACGAGCAGGAGTATTTGCAGCGGGTATATGTGATTTAGTTACCATTTTGGTATCAGCAAACGCATCNNNNNNNNNNNNNNNNNNNNNNNNNNNNNNNNNNNNNNNNNNNNNNNNNNNNNNNNNNNNNNNNNNNNNNNNNNNNNNNNNNNNNNNNNNNNNNNNNNNNNNNNNNNNNNNNNNNNNNNNNNNNNNNNNNNNNNNNNNNNNNNNNNNNNNNNNNNNNNNNNNNNNNNNNNNNNNNNNNNNNNNNNNNNNNNNNNNNNNNNNNNNNNNNNNNNNNNNNNNNNNNNNNNNNNNNNNNNNNNNNNNNNNNNNNNNNNNNNNNNNNNNNNNNNNNNNNNNNNNNNNNNNNNNNNNNNNNNNNNNNNNNNNNNNNNNNNNNNNNNNNNNNNNNNNNNNNNNNNNNNNNNNNNNNNNNNNNNNNNNNNNNNNNNNNNNNNNNNNNNNNNNNNNNNNNNNNNNNNNNNNNNNNNNNNNNNNNNNNNNNNNNNNNNNNNNNNNNNNNNNNNNNNNNNNNNNNNNNNNNNNNNNNNNNNNNNNNNNNNNNNNNNNNNNNNNNNNNNNNNNNNNNNNNNNNNNNNNNNNNNNNNNNNNNNNNNNNNNNNNNNNNNNNNNNNNNNNNNNNNNNNNNNNNNNNNNNNNNNNNNNNNNNNNNNNNNNNNNNNNNNNNNNNNNNNNNNNNNNNNNNNNNNNNNNNNNNNNNNNNNNNNNNNNNNNNNNNNNNNNNNNNNNNNNNNNNNNNNNNNNNNNNNNNNNNNNNNNNNNNNNNNNNNNNNNNNNNNNNNNNNNNNNNNNNNNNNNNNNNNNNNNNNNNNNNNNNNNNNNNNNNNNNNNNNNNNNNNNNNNNNNNNNNNNNNNNNNNNNNNNNNNNNNNNNNNNNNNNNNNNNNNNNNNNNNNNNNNNNNNNNNNNNNNNNNNNNNNNNNNNNNNNNNNNNNNNNNNNNNNNNNNNNNNNNNNNNNNNNNNNNNNNNNNNNNNNNNNNNNNNNNNNNNNNNNNNNNNNNNNNNNNNNNNNNNNNNNNNNNNNNNNNNNNNNNNNNNNNNNNNNNNNNNNNNNNNNNNNNNNNNNNNNNNNNNNNNNNNNNNNNNNNNNNNNNNNNNNNNNNNNNNNNNNNNNNNNNNNNNNNNNNNNNNNNNNNNNNNNNNNNNNNNNNNNNNNNNNNNNNNNNNNNNNNNNNNNNNNNNNNNNNNNNNNNNNNNNNNNNNNNNNNNNNNNNNNNNNNNNNNNNNNNNNNNNNNNNNNNNNNNNNNNNNNNNNNNNNNNNNNNNNNNNNNNNNNNNNNNNNNNNNNNNNNNNNNNNNNNNNNNNNNNNNNNNNNNNNNNNNNNNNNNNNNNNNNNNNNNNNNNNNNNNNNNNNNNNNNNNNNNNNNNNNNNNNNNNNNNNNNNNNNNNNNNNNNNNNNNNNNNNNNNNNNNNNNNNNNNNNNNNNNNNNNNNNNNNNNNNNNNNNNNNNNNNNNNNNNNNNNNNNNNNNNNNNNNNNNNNNNNNNNNNNNNNNNNNNNNNNNNNNNNNNNNNNNNNNNNNNNNNNNNNNNNNNNNNNNNNNNNNNNNNNNNNNNNNNNNNNNNNNNNNNNNNNNNNNNNNNNNNNNNNNNNNNNNNNNNNNNNNNNNNNNNNNNNNNNNNNNNNNNNNNNNNNNNNNNNNNNNNNNNNNNNNNNNNNNNNNNNNNNNNNNNNNNNNNNNNNNNNNNNNNNNNNNNNNNNNNNNNNNNNNNNNNNNNNNNNNNNNNNNNNNNNNNNNNNNNNNNNNNNNNNNNNNNNNNNNNNNNNNNNNNNNNNNNNNNNNNNNNNNNNNNNNNNNNNNNNNNNNNNNNNNNNNNNNNNNNNNNNNNNNNNNNNNNNNNNNNNNNNNNNNNNNNNNNNNNNNNNNNNNNNNNNNNNNNNNNNNNNNNNNNNNNNNNNNNNNNNNNNNNNNNNNNNNNNNNNNNNNNNNNNNNNNNNNNNNNNNNNNNNNNNNNNNNNNNNNNNNNNNNNNNNNNNNNNNNNNNNNNNNNNNNNNNNNNNNNNNNNNNNNNNNNNNNNNNNNNNNNNCGACCAATTAATAATAAACAGAATATAAGGCGGCTCGGCCGACCAATAAATAAATTAAATTACTAGTAAATAATATAGGCGGTATTCCGGCCATTATAACATGATATAAATAATAGTAGAGGCGGTATACCGACCATTATAGCAGGGTATAAATGATACAAATAAATTTTACCGAATCGCAGAGTGATCGTGCTGATAACGTGTTATAAAAAGAACTGGAAATTTATTGTATCGCGGAAATTTAAATAAGGGCAAAATTTATACCCGTAGAATTTTTAACACTGATAGAAAGAGTTTATAATAGAGAGAAGAGAAGGTTAAGGGATGATCTTATAACGAACCAAAACGTTCCTATATAACGTTACTATATATAGAAAAGAAATTAAATTCACTGTGCAAATAGTACATCGAGTTCCATTTCTTTTCACTGTGCAAATAATATAGCGAACCCCGCGTCTTTTTATATTTTCAACGTTGAAAAACGGCTGCCCCTTATTTTTTACTTTCGTAACACTGCCAAGTCTTGTTGGCTTCATTTTCATATTATCGTCAAAATCAACAAACATTACAAAAAAGCAATGCATCTCGAGAAAGCTTTGGACTGAACAATGTGTATCCAACCAATCATCCCCACAAATTATTACTACAACTCAGCTAGAGAAAATAGCCGAGCTTCAAACAAAAAGAAAAAGACAACATAAAAAGAGCAAATATCGTAATGAATGAATCCATAACGAATGAGAGACACTTATTCAGGGCGTGATTTGACGATGAAGTTCTGGCGACTGATAGGGTTCATGACGACGGGAGGACCAGCGGTTCTAGGCCATGCC
The DNA window shown above is from Brassica oleracea var. oleracea cultivar TO1000 chromosome C3, BOL, whole genome shotgun sequence and carries:
- the LOC106335842 gene encoding heterogeneous nuclear ribonucleoprotein R-like isoform X2, whose amino-acid sequence is MSDAPDVDDRVDYEDGSSSEMEEEEHVEEYEEEEDDDDNQDAEELDVDGYGGRKGGDREEGQEELAEDEDNNIDIDIETAEDEEKSASHIDEEGKEEYSRLLSLPPHGSEVFIGGLPRNVGEEDLRDLCEPMGDIFEVRLMKDRDSGESKGYAFVGFKTKDVAQKAIEKLHSKEFKGKTLRCSLSETKNRLFIGNIPKGWDEDEFRKVIEDVGPGVENIELIKDPTNSTLNRGFAFVLYYNNPCADYSRQKMIDSSFKLEGNAPTVTWADPKSSPETSAAAAQVKALYVKNIPENTSTEQLKELFQRHGEVTKVVTPPGKGGKRDFGFVHYAERSSALKAVNDSQRYEINGQELEVVLAKPQAERKHEPSSYAYGAAAATPAPFALPTFGGFAAPPYGAMGIAGSFAQPMMYGGGAMPTGMQMVPMLLPDGRVGYVLQQPGMQMAPPPPRPRRVDRNNGSSGRSGRESSHDDDGNRGGRRYRPY
- the LOC106335843 gene encoding probable protein S-acyltransferase 12, whose translation is MNLFRFCSGLKVLGYFMILLVFAVVAVSYYAVVVNTWWPILIESSHGALSALACLIISLFHFLLVMLLWSYLTVVFTDPGSVPEHFRRELGGGESLEAGTSTDQGAFGSLGYCPKCRNVKPPRCHHCSVCQRCVLKMDHHCVWIVNCVGARNYKFFLLFLLYTFLETMLDVVVLLPSFIKFFSQAMKHSSSPGKLASLVLAFVLNLAFVLSLLCFVIMHLSLLSTNTTSVEVHEKNGDVRWKYDLGKKKNFEQVFGKKKAFWLLPLYSKDDLHSITSLQGLEFPTRSDIDP
- the LOC106335842 gene encoding heterogeneous nuclear ribonucleoprotein R-like isoform X1 — encoded protein: MTRYQLQETSMSDAPDVDDRVDYEDGSSSEMEEEEHVEEYEEEEDDDDNQDAEELDVDGYGGRKGGDREEGQEELAEDEDNNIDIDIETAEDEEKSASHIDEEGKEEYSRLLSLPPHGSEVFIGGLPRNVGEEDLRDLCEPMGDIFEVRLMKDRDSGESKGYAFVGFKTKDVAQKAIEKLHSKEFKGKTLRCSLSETKNRLFIGNIPKGWDEDEFRKVIEDVGPGVENIELIKDPTNSTLNRGFAFVLYYNNPCADYSRQKMIDSSFKLEGNAPTVTWADPKSSPETSAAAAQVKALYVKNIPENTSTEQLKELFQRHGEVTKVVTPPGKGGKRDFGFVHYAERSSALKAVNDSQRYEINGQELEVVLAKPQAERKHEPSSYAYGAAAATPAPFALPTFGGFAAPPYGAMGIAGSFAQPMMYGGGAMPTGMQMVPMLLPDGRVGYVLQQPGMQMAPPPPRPRRVDRNNGSSGRSGRESSHDDDGNRGGRRYRPY